One genomic region from Ruegeria sp. TM1040 encodes:
- a CDS encoding IlvD/Edd family dehydratase encodes MTKDRRSRAWYGKLDKDGFIHRSWMKNQGFPDHAFDGRPIVGICNTWSELTPCNSGLRDLAEGVKRGVWEAGGFPVEFPVMSLGETQMKPTAMLFRNLLAMDVEESIRAYGIDGVVLLGGCDKTTPGQLMGAASVDLPAIVVSSGPMLNGKYRGEDIGSGTDVWKFSEAVRAGEMTLKDFMNAESGMSRSKGVCMTMGTASTMASLVEAMGMSLPTNAALPAVDARRMALAHLTGKRIVEMIDEDLKPSDVLTKEAFENAILANAAVGGSTNAVVHLLALAGRVGVDLDLRDFEIGSEIPLLVNCMPSGKYLMEDFCYAGGMPVVLKALHEKAHLRSTKTVLGGDITAYAEGAECFNDDVIRSFEAPVKPAAGLRVLRGNLAPNGAIIKPSAASDHLLEHEGEAYVFESIEDMKANIDREDLPVTPDTILVLKGCGPKGYPGMPEVGNMPIPRKLVTQGVKDMIRVSDARMSGTAFGTVILHVSPEAQAGGPLALVQTGDRIRVSAAGGVLELMISAEEMERRSKAWEPDAPHYTRGYAKLYVDHVLQADKGADLDFLVGKDTRPVTRESH; translated from the coding sequence ATGACCAAAGACCGTCGCAGCCGTGCATGGTATGGCAAACTCGACAAGGACGGCTTTATTCACCGCTCCTGGATGAAAAACCAAGGGTTTCCGGATCACGCCTTTGACGGCCGCCCCATTGTGGGCATCTGCAACACCTGGTCCGAACTCACGCCTTGCAATTCTGGCCTGCGCGATCTGGCGGAAGGAGTGAAGCGCGGCGTCTGGGAAGCCGGGGGCTTTCCGGTGGAATTTCCGGTGATGTCGCTGGGCGAGACCCAGATGAAACCTACGGCGATGCTGTTTCGCAATCTCCTTGCCATGGACGTCGAGGAGTCAATCCGCGCCTATGGAATTGACGGTGTTGTGCTCTTGGGGGGCTGTGACAAGACCACGCCCGGCCAGCTGATGGGTGCGGCGTCGGTGGATCTGCCGGCGATCGTGGTGTCGTCTGGGCCCATGCTCAACGGGAAGTATCGCGGTGAGGACATCGGCTCCGGCACCGATGTTTGGAAATTCTCCGAAGCTGTGCGCGCGGGCGAGATGACGCTCAAGGACTTTATGAACGCCGAGTCCGGCATGAGCCGCTCCAAGGGCGTCTGCATGACCATGGGCACCGCCTCCACCATGGCCTCCCTCGTCGAGGCGATGGGGATGTCACTGCCGACAAATGCCGCGCTCCCGGCTGTTGACGCGCGGCGGATGGCGCTGGCGCATCTCACCGGCAAGCGCATCGTCGAGATGATCGACGAGGATCTGAAACCTTCTGATGTCTTGACCAAAGAAGCCTTCGAGAACGCAATCCTCGCCAATGCCGCCGTGGGGGGGTCCACCAATGCGGTGGTGCATCTTCTGGCGCTTGCGGGCCGGGTCGGGGTTGACCTCGACCTGCGCGATTTCGAGATCGGATCGGAAATCCCGCTTTTGGTCAACTGCATGCCCTCGGGCAAATACCTGATGGAGGACTTCTGCTACGCGGGTGGCATGCCCGTGGTGCTGAAGGCACTCCATGAGAAGGCACATTTGCGCTCCACGAAAACCGTTTTGGGTGGCGACATCACCGCCTATGCCGAGGGCGCCGAATGTTTCAACGACGATGTGATCCGCAGCTTTGAGGCACCGGTGAAACCTGCTGCAGGCCTGCGCGTTCTGCGCGGCAACCTTGCGCCCAACGGTGCGATCATCAAACCTTCGGCGGCTTCGGATCACCTCCTCGAACACGAAGGCGAGGCCTATGTGTTCGAGAGCATCGAGGACATGAAAGCCAATATCGACCGCGAGGATCTTCCGGTGACACCCGACACCATCCTTGTGCTCAAGGGCTGCGGGCCAAAAGGCTATCCGGGCATGCCAGAGGTCGGCAATATGCCGATCCCGCGCAAGCTTGTGACCCAAGGGGTAAAGGACATGATCCGTGTCTCGGATGCGCGCATGTCGGGCACCGCTTTTGGCACCGTGATCCTGCATGTCTCGCCCGAGGCACAGGCGGGTGGTCCGCTGGCGCTGGTGCAGACCGGCGATCGCATTCGGGTGTCGGCCGCCGGAGGCGTGCTGGAGCTGATGATTTCCGCCGAGGAAATGGAACGCCGCAGCAAAGCATGGGAGCCGGATGCCCCCCATTACACGCGGGGATATGCGAAACTTTATGTGGATCACGTCCTGCAGGCCGACAAGGGCGCGGATCTCGACTTCCTGGTGGGCAAGGACACCCGCCCCGTCACAAGGGAGAGCCACTGA
- a CDS encoding SDR family NAD(P)-dependent oxidoreductase, translated as MDLNATFHDLEGASVFITGGGSGIGASLTEGFLRQGAKVAFVGRSDASAFVDRMAEETGSRPLFIQCDITDIVALKAAISQAAEAHGPIKVLVNNAANDQRHATLEVDEEFWDWSQSINLKAYFFACQAVLPGMQALGGGAIVNFTSISYMMGNSGYPAYTTANSGINGMTRSLAREFGPDRIRVNALAPGWVLTDKQLDKWATPEALAAHLERQCLKDHLAPQDIVESTLFLASNASRMISGQALVVDGGVVVSG; from the coding sequence ATGGACCTGAACGCAACCTTTCACGACCTTGAAGGCGCTTCCGTTTTTATCACCGGAGGCGGTTCGGGCATCGGCGCATCGCTCACCGAGGGCTTCTTGCGGCAGGGGGCCAAAGTGGCCTTTGTCGGGCGCTCTGATGCCAGCGCTTTTGTCGACAGGATGGCGGAAGAGACGGGCTCGCGGCCCCTCTTCATTCAATGCGACATCACTGACATTGTGGCGCTCAAAGCCGCGATTTCACAGGCGGCAGAGGCCCATGGACCTATCAAGGTGCTGGTGAACAACGCCGCCAACGATCAGCGCCACGCCACGCTCGAGGTGGATGAGGAATTCTGGGACTGGTCGCAGTCGATCAACCTCAAGGCCTATTTCTTTGCCTGCCAAGCGGTGTTGCCTGGGATGCAGGCGCTTGGTGGCGGTGCGATCGTGAATTTCACCTCCATCAGCTACATGATGGGCAACAGCGGCTATCCGGCCTACACCACCGCAAACTCGGGCATCAATGGCATGACCCGCAGCCTCGCGCGCGAATTCGGCCCGGACCGCATCCGGGTCAACGCGCTGGCGCCGGGCTGGGTGCTCACGGACAAGCAGCTTGACAAATGGGCCACGCCCGAGGCCCTCGCCGCCCATCTTGAGCGCCAGTGCCTGAAGGATCATCTCGCGCCACAAGACATCGTGGAGTCGACACTTTTTCTGGCCTCCAACGCCAGCCGGATGATCTCCGGTCAAGCCTTGGTGGTGGATGGTGGCGTCGTGGTGTCGGGATGA
- a CDS encoding 2-dehydro-3-deoxygalactonokinase, with product MTAPEQTSVDWVAADWGTSHLRLWPMGTDGVPLERIDSDQGMSRLTADDYEQVLLDLLAPYLAPETALDVICCGMVGSRQGWREAPYAASPCAPPSFDTATAVQTDDPRLRVHVLSGVKQLAPADVMRGEETQIAGVLVADPGFDGVVCLPGTHTKWVSLKDGAITGFSTFLSGELFQLISAQSVLRHTLAGAGWDQAAFETGCQQGAARPEFLANALFGLRAGALLEGLDPVAARARASGYLLGMEVEAMREDWQGRPVAMVGENEIAQAYATALRLQGASVEILDAQDITLAGLCAARAQMK from the coding sequence ATGACCGCGCCTGAGCAGACCTCGGTTGACTGGGTGGCGGCGGATTGGGGCACCTCCCATCTGCGCCTCTGGCCCATGGGCACTGATGGCGTGCCGCTAGAGCGGATCGATTCTGATCAGGGCATGTCGCGGCTGACTGCGGATGACTACGAGCAGGTGCTGCTGGATCTTCTTGCGCCCTACCTGGCTCCTGAAACCGCGCTGGATGTGATCTGTTGTGGCATGGTTGGCTCGCGTCAGGGCTGGCGCGAGGCGCCTTACGCCGCAAGCCCCTGCGCGCCGCCGTCCTTTGATACCGCGACGGCGGTGCAAACCGACGATCCCCGGCTGCGCGTGCATGTGCTTTCGGGGGTGAAACAGCTTGCACCCGCGGATGTGATGCGCGGAGAAGAGACGCAGATCGCCGGCGTGCTGGTGGCCGACCCCGGCTTTGACGGGGTGGTCTGTCTACCCGGCACCCACACCAAATGGGTTTCGCTCAAGGACGGGGCGATCACCGGCTTTTCCACCTTTCTCTCGGGCGAATTGTTTCAGCTCATCAGCGCGCAATCCGTCCTGCGCCACACGCTTGCGGGCGCGGGCTGGGATCAGGCGGCATTCGAAACTGGCTGCCAACAGGGGGCCGCACGCCCCGAGTTCCTGGCAAATGCGCTCTTCGGGCTGCGCGCCGGTGCCTTGCTCGAAGGGCTTGATCCGGTTGCGGCGCGCGCGCGTGCATCTGGCTATCTCCTCGGTATGGAGGTCGAAGCCATGCGCGAGGACTGGCAAGGCCGCCCGGTGGCCATGGTGGGCGAGAACGAGATCGCCCAAGCCTATGCCACCGCCCTCAGACTGCAGGGCGCGTCGGTGGAAATCCTCGACGCCCAGGACATCACACTGGCTGGCCTCTGCGCCGCCCGTGCGCAAATGAAGTGA
- a CDS encoding 2-dehydro-3-deoxy-6-phosphogalactonate aldolase codes for MSRNIIAILRGLTPEEALPVTDALICAGITRIEVPLNSPDPYASIAAMVAYAADRAMIGAGTVLDQGAVSNLHQIGAQMVVSPDCNPEVIKATKALGMHSFPGVFTPTEAFAALRAGADGLKFFPAFKLGTDGFKALKAVLPPEVATYAVGGVGPENFAQWQAAGITGFGIGSNLYKPGMHVDEIAANAEAIVRAYDEVFA; via the coding sequence ATGAGTCGTAACATCATCGCCATCCTGCGCGGCCTGACCCCAGAGGAGGCGCTGCCTGTCACCGACGCGCTGATCTGCGCCGGCATCACCCGCATCGAGGTGCCGCTGAATTCGCCGGACCCCTATGCCAGCATCGCCGCCATGGTGGCCTATGCCGCCGACCGGGCCATGATCGGGGCGGGCACCGTGCTCGACCAAGGCGCCGTCAGCAACCTGCATCAGATCGGCGCGCAGATGGTCGTTTCTCCCGACTGCAACCCAGAGGTCATCAAGGCCACCAAGGCACTGGGCATGCACTCTTTTCCCGGTGTCTTTACCCCGACAGAAGCCTTTGCGGCGCTCCGGGCCGGGGCCGATGGGCTCAAGTTCTTTCCAGCCTTCAAACTCGGCACTGACGGGTTCAAGGCGCTCAAAGCGGTTTTGCCGCCCGAGGTTGCCACCTATGCGGTTGGCGGTGTGGGTCCGGAGAATTTCGCGCAGTGGCAGGCGGCTGGCATCACAGGGTTTGGCATTGGCTCCAATCTCTACAAGCCGGGGATGCATGTGGATGAGATCGCCGCCAATGCCGAGGCGATAGTGCGCGCCTATGACGAGGTCTTTGCATGA
- a CDS encoding SMP-30/gluconolactonase/LRE family protein — protein sequence MTATVFCAETCTLGEGPLWHPERAQLFWFDILGKRMLAREGDDTRIWQFDECVSAAGWIDRDTLLMASETGLWRFDLGTAERRLMCALEADQPETRSNDGRADPWGGFWIGTMGFEAQKGAGAIYRYWRGELRKLVSDVTISNAICFAPDRACAYYTDTDLGRIMRQPLAPEDGWPLGAPEVFLDLSAEPYGVDGAVVDRDGNLWNAQWGAGRVACYSPTGALLQTVEVPTPQASCPAFGGADLSTLFITTAAEGVDTPPAGQTFTAPTNAVGQREHQVIL from the coding sequence ATGACCGCGACGGTGTTTTGTGCCGAGACCTGCACCTTGGGCGAGGGGCCGTTGTGGCACCCTGAGCGCGCGCAGCTTTTCTGGTTCGACATTCTCGGCAAGCGCATGCTGGCGCGCGAGGGCGATGACACACGGATCTGGCAGTTTGATGAATGTGTCTCGGCCGCCGGCTGGATTGATCGCGACACGCTCCTGATGGCGAGCGAGACGGGCCTCTGGCGCTTTGATCTCGGCACGGCAGAGCGTCGCCTCATGTGCGCGCTGGAGGCCGACCAGCCCGAGACCCGCTCCAACGACGGGCGCGCGGACCCCTGGGGGGGCTTTTGGATCGGAACCATGGGGTTTGAGGCGCAAAAAGGCGCGGGCGCCATCTATCGCTATTGGCGTGGGGAGCTGCGCAAACTCGTCAGCGATGTGACGATCTCCAACGCGATCTGTTTTGCGCCGGACCGGGCCTGCGCCTATTATACCGACACCGATCTGGGTCGGATCATGCGCCAGCCGCTTGCGCCCGAGGATGGCTGGCCTCTGGGAGCACCAGAGGTGTTTCTGGATCTCAGCGCTGAACCCTACGGCGTCGATGGCGCGGTGGTCGACCGTGACGGCAACCTCTGGAATGCGCAATGGGGAGCGGGGCGCGTGGCGTGCTACAGCCCCACGGGCGCGCTCTTGCAGACGGTGGAGGTGCCAACGCCACAGGCCTCCTGTCCGGCCTTTGGCGGTGCGGATCTCTCGACGCTCTTTATCACCACTGCCGCCGAGGGCGTGGACACCCCACCCGCCGGTCAGACCTTTACCGCGCCAACAAACGCGGTTGGGCAGCGCGAACATCAAGTCATCTTGTGA
- a CDS encoding beta-galactosidase: MKRTLGTCYYPEHWPEEIWAEDAARMKAAGLTWIRIGEFSWSKLEPTPGDLHWDWLDRAIETLGAQGLRVVLGTPTATPPRWMAERHPDMFAVTAEGQPRGFGSRRHYCFSHKGYFAESQRITRLMAERYGANPHVAAWQTDNEYGCHDTVISYSDAAQTAFRAWLAEQFDGEIGALNAAWGNMFWSMEYRSFDEIGLPNLTVTEPNPAHVLAFRRFSSDQVVAFNRAQVEIIKAHSTAPISHNYMGRITDFDHFKLGEDLEIATWDSYPLGFLEDRVGASPEEQRAYARQGDPDFQALHHDLYRAVGRGRWWVMEQQPGPVNWAPYNPAPLPGMVRLWTWEAFAHGAEAVCYFRWRQAPFAQEQMHAGLLRPDSQDAPAMQEAMDVAAELGAAADVQPAQAPVAILFDYDADWAWSTQPHGAGLSYFQLILEHYKALRRAGQTIDILPPETRDFTGYKMILAPGMMHLPEPLKEALARSEAEVLYGPRSGARDGHFSIPTSPLPPALPGLDVTVARVESLRPDMPIALKGGGAVRGYLEELEGTAEVVFETSEGAAVALRAGRQTYCGGWLDAEGLDRLIATVAQAAGLELRQMPEGVRTRRTATEVFWFNHSAEPVETEVGLLPPAGVKRIAL, encoded by the coding sequence ATGAAACGAACCCTTGGCACCTGCTATTACCCCGAGCACTGGCCAGAAGAGATCTGGGCCGAAGACGCCGCGCGTATGAAAGCTGCGGGCCTGACGTGGATCCGGATTGGGGAATTTTCGTGGTCGAAACTCGAACCCACTCCCGGCGATCTGCACTGGGACTGGCTCGACCGCGCGATCGAGACATTGGGGGCGCAAGGCTTGCGGGTGGTGCTCGGCACCCCCACAGCGACCCCGCCGCGCTGGATGGCCGAGCGTCACCCGGACATGTTTGCTGTCACCGCCGAGGGCCAGCCACGCGGCTTTGGCTCCCGGCGGCACTATTGCTTTAGCCACAAGGGTTATTTTGCCGAGAGCCAGCGCATCACCCGCCTGATGGCAGAGCGCTATGGTGCCAACCCGCATGTGGCCGCGTGGCAGACCGACAATGAATATGGCTGCCATGATACCGTGATCAGCTATTCCGACGCGGCTCAAACCGCTTTTCGGGCGTGGCTGGCAGAGCAGTTCGACGGCGAGATCGGCGCGCTCAACGCGGCCTGGGGCAATATGTTCTGGTCCATGGAGTATCGCAGCTTTGACGAAATCGGCCTGCCCAACCTCACCGTGACGGAGCCGAACCCGGCGCATGTGCTGGCGTTCAGACGCTTCAGCTCCGATCAGGTGGTGGCTTTCAACCGCGCGCAGGTCGAGATCATCAAGGCCCATTCAACCGCGCCGATTTCTCATAACTACATGGGGCGGATCACCGATTTCGACCACTTCAAACTAGGTGAGGATCTCGAGATCGCGACCTGGGACAGCTACCCGCTGGGCTTTCTGGAAGACCGCGTGGGGGCCTCACCCGAGGAACAGCGCGCTTATGCCCGGCAGGGGGATCCGGATTTTCAGGCCCTTCATCACGATCTCTATCGCGCGGTTGGGCGCGGGCGCTGGTGGGTCATGGAACAGCAGCCGGGGCCAGTGAACTGGGCGCCCTACAACCCGGCACCCCTGCCGGGCATGGTGCGGCTCTGGACCTGGGAGGCCTTTGCCCATGGCGCCGAGGCTGTGTGTTATTTCCGCTGGCGGCAGGCGCCTTTTGCGCAGGAACAGATGCACGCAGGCCTCTTGCGTCCCGACAGCCAGGACGCCCCCGCCATGCAAGAAGCGATGGATGTTGCGGCAGAGCTTGGCGCGGCAGCCGATGTGCAGCCCGCGCAGGCACCGGTGGCGATCCTTTTTGATTACGATGCCGATTGGGCGTGGTCGACGCAGCCGCATGGTGCAGGGCTGAGCTATTTCCAGCTGATCCTCGAACACTACAAGGCGCTTCGGCGCGCTGGTCAGACCATCGACATCCTGCCCCCGGAGACCCGCGATTTCACGGGGTACAAGATGATCCTTGCGCCCGGGATGATGCATCTGCCAGAGCCCCTCAAAGAAGCGCTCGCAAGAAGTGAGGCCGAGGTGCTCTATGGTCCGCGCAGCGGTGCGCGTGACGGTCATTTCTCCATCCCGACCAGCCCACTGCCACCTGCATTGCCGGGGCTGGACGTGACCGTGGCACGGGTGGAGAGTCTGCGCCCGGATATGCCCATCGCCCTTAAGGGCGGTGGTGCAGTGCGCGGCTATCTTGAGGAGCTTGAAGGCACTGCAGAAGTGGTCTTTGAAACCTCCGAGGGCGCGGCGGTCGCGCTCCGGGCCGGGCGACAGACTTATTGTGGCGGCTGGCTCGATGCAGAGGGGCTTGATCGGTTGATTGCCACCGTTGCGCAGGCGGCGGGTCTGGAGTTGCGCCAGATGCCGGAAGGGGTGCGCACCCGCCGCACGGCAACCGAGGTCTTCTGGTTCAACCACAGCGCAGAGCCTGTCGAAACCGAAGTTGGCCTCTTGCCTCCGGCGGGGGTGAAACGGATCGCGCTTTAG
- a CDS encoding metallophosphoesterase family protein: MIKILHTADVHLDSPLRSLALRNAGLRETVAAASRAAFSQMIDRALSEEVAAILISGDLFDGRERTARTGAFLLAELDRLAEAGIQVYYIKGNHDAENPITGTLDLPQHVHVFDARGGKHQLSEDVWIHGVSFAESHAPESLLPRFKAPVAGAVNIAMLHSSLAGAAGHDVYAPCSVSDLAAMGFDYWALGHIHKRQIHAEAPWVVMPGIPQGRDIGEAGPKSATLLTIEQGQIALSEVPTSVVEFVETELDVTGAANDEALRATLKAHLSVLSAALVAPTGVVRLTLKGAPARHWQILRDRDVWTEQVHVLAQTCGDLWIDKLIFDLAPEAAQDTSGASDELAATMATICGEPGFQEHARQYVETVLQDLPATLRERLIADEAARDALVARLTQAGADRVLAQMKGAES, from the coding sequence TTGATCAAGATACTGCACACCGCCGACGTTCACCTGGATTCTCCCCTGCGTTCGCTCGCCCTGCGCAATGCGGGCCTGCGCGAGACCGTTGCCGCCGCCTCGCGCGCGGCCTTCAGTCAGATGATCGACCGCGCCCTCTCGGAAGAGGTCGCCGCTATCTTGATTTCCGGCGATCTTTTTGACGGCAGGGAACGCACCGCCAGAACCGGTGCCTTTCTTCTGGCCGAACTCGACCGGCTCGCCGAGGCTGGTATCCAGGTCTATTACATCAAAGGGAACCACGACGCGGAGAACCCGATCACCGGGACGCTGGATTTGCCTCAGCATGTGCATGTTTTTGATGCCCGTGGCGGCAAACACCAGCTGTCCGAGGACGTCTGGATCCACGGGGTAAGCTTTGCCGAAAGTCATGCGCCAGAGAGCTTGCTCCCGCGGTTCAAGGCGCCTGTGGCGGGGGCGGTGAACATTGCCATGTTGCACAGCTCGTTGGCCGGGGCGGCGGGGCATGATGTCTATGCGCCTTGCAGCGTCTCGGACCTGGCCGCGATGGGCTTTGATTACTGGGCGCTTGGGCATATCCACAAGCGTCAGATCCACGCCGAAGCGCCTTGGGTCGTGATGCCCGGTATCCCGCAGGGGCGCGATATTGGTGAGGCAGGCCCCAAATCCGCAACTCTCCTCACGATCGAGCAGGGGCAGATCGCGCTCTCGGAGGTGCCGACCTCCGTGGTGGAATTTGTGGAAACCGAGCTGGACGTGACGGGGGCCGCCAACGATGAGGCACTGCGCGCGACACTCAAGGCTCACCTCTCTGTGCTCAGTGCTGCGCTTGTGGCCCCGACCGGCGTGGTTCGCCTCACGCTCAAGGGCGCACCAGCGCGGCACTGGCAGATCCTGCGCGACCGCGATGTCTGGACAGAACAGGTGCATGTGCTCGCGCAGACCTGCGGGGATCTCTGGATCGACAAGCTGATCTTTGATCTTGCCCCGGAGGCGGCACAAGACACCTCCGGCGCGTCTGACGAACTGGCCGCAACCATGGCGACGATTTGTGGCGAGCCAGGATTTCAGGAACACGCCCGCCAGTATGTCGAAACCGTTCTTCAGGACCTGCCAGCCACGTTGCGCGAACGCCTGATCGCGGATGAAGCGGCTAGAGACGCATTGGTCGCGCGTCTGACCCAAGCCGGGGCAGATCGCGTGCTGGCGCAGATGAAGGGGGCCGAAAGCTGA